AGGATGGTATGAGAGGCCATAGAATAGCTCATACTTAACTTCGCTCAACACTATCATAATCCCTCACATTCACTACCATACTCTCATACATTAtcatcctctcacacacacaatatcattCTCACACACTCACGTCAATACTCTCTCACATTCAATTTCATACTCTTTCTGACACACACTACCATAATCTCTCTCATTCCCTATTATACTCTGACATTCACTATCATATCCTCTCAAACACTATCATAATCTGCCCTCTATCATACTCTCTTCTCTCATTCACATTATCCTACTATCTCATGTGCTCCATTTTTCCATGTGTTTCTGACCTTAGACATTGTTTCTTGTGTTTAAAACGATGGTAGTTGACTTCCAGACGTTTGTACAAGGTTTATATACAGCCCTCGGCTATTTTAGGAACACGTTTGAATagaaagggaaagaaaataTCAACTCAATGCTTTTCAGAGTGAGAAATTAACTTTTGACCATAACGTGTGTCTGACCTTTTATTAAATGTggaaaatgcttttcagagctaACTTATCACTTTTTGTCCATCATGTGTTTCTGACCGCGTCATGTGTTCAAAACTATAGTGCTCCACTTACAGATGGTATAAAAGCAACGTTCACGCTAAAAGCGAATTTTGTGGCCTGTGACCAGACATAAAAAAAGTTATCACAATTTACAGGATCAtttctttaatttaattttCATTTTCAGTCCCTCTCCGTTAGTAGATGTTTGGTTAGCTGTCTAATTTGACAAGACTTGGACTTTCTCCACAATATAAACTAGCACTCCAGTTAAACAAAGTAATTTGACAAAACATACCGCATAAGACAATTCAGAACCACAAAGTGACATATTTAGTAGGCCTGCAGcagattcgaattgtatccgaatccgttcggttcgtttaccacagttcggagcattctggagatccgcggatgtcggtttcatgaaggcattgccttatgtagcgtattttgcctactgtagcctacgtccgataccaaagggtgtttaggaccaagcggaatgcattctctccagtgctgcccgagccaatgaggtagctgtaataggttgttttctgaagttcaagcgcacgattcctaaatttaaagaaagtaattgatacaattatattctaaatatacgggagataaatacaaacgggtgataagcgggataacggccttcgaggtcgaccggttcgatggaaataatggacaggtagaggcaactctggcttcatgctgcgctcgtcgccagagttctaagcctcgtcggccgttatcccttacatgttacactcagtgcaccatgttttcaaatgcatttaggggaacatttattgcataaaaaagccttgcaaggtgtctgattgcagtcaattaacacattgcaaatagcctgtgggtctcattcatttttgtgtttctcccccaaaccctccgtcaaaaaaaagtccgcctttttactaccacggacatgatcctaatccgaaccgtatccgaaaccgaggcccaaaacggttatctgaaccgaaccgtggacacactgatccgtttcacccctaATATTTAGTGACGTCAGATGCCGTCAACTCGATCTGTTCATGCAGTTTCCAAATCAAAAGCTAAAAGAAAGCCTCAATGTTCATAGCTCCCTCTGATTAGAATGATATACCTGTATATATTGTAATCATATCACCTTGCCACTTGTTAAAAATGCCCCTTTTTCAAGGTTCATAATAACAGctgaataattattttttataactTGACTTAATGCCAACAGTGACATGATTATTTTTCTATAATCtatgaatgaatgatgaataATCATGCTCTGCTTGGATGATCTCTAGATTTTGTACatggattttatttttattatgcattATTTTCGCTTTGGTTCGTATTTTGTCTCATTTGGTATTGTGAACTTATCTTGTTATTACATTGTTTGTTGAAAGTTTGCCTAATCATGGTACTGGATTATTGTCATTGAGGGAAACTAAAAAAACAGATCAAATAATTGATCAACCTTCTGAATCTGACTCTGGTTGTTTATATGACCATGGAGACAGCAGGGCGTAGCAGCGAGTCATAGCCGGGTAGTAGCAGCTCCCTGCTCTGGCCACTCAGGTGCCTCAGGTGTTGCAAAGCATTTCTTTCTCTTCCATTTCCATGATGGAAGATGCTacaagaagatgctttaccaaACAACCATGTCACAAGCTTTCATTTCCGGACAGATGCTAGGTAGGCATACCAAAACAAGGCAACCCCGTTGGCAAACAGCACTCTGAACTAAAAGAGACAGGGAAACATGAGAGATGCAATCAAGAACCTTTGgaatttgaatacatttataTGAGGTCTATGATGTATTGTTGTGTACCGTCTATTCATTTTTAGATGAATGAAATCCAGACACCCTTTTAATGTGAGGCTTATGAATAATTCTCATTGTTGTGTATGATTTTATCTTATCTAtatatcattatttttattatatttatatgataaAATAGTTAGTTGAATTATAGAGGTTAACAAATTGtctggttgtttttttctcataCAAGGTTTTAAAGATATATTTGCATTACATTAGTAAATAATACTTTTTGTCTGATGTCATACCTTACATAAACCTCATTTGGATTGTTCAACATGCATTTCCATTCATTAACAAGTATAATGTAATTCATGTACATTTACGGCTcccattttttttctccatgaGCCACAGGTAATCAATAacattggtaaaaaaaaaaagaaagatagatGACACGCACCTGGACAGGTACAAAGTTGATGTTGATGAACTGAAAAGGTGTCCACACTCTCCAGTTCATCTTCAGAGCTGTCCAGTAAGTATCTTCCAATTTATTTTGTAGGTCGGCCAACCCCTTTGACTGAAATGAGCAAGCAAAAATTAGTGAAACATGCCCTTCACAAAATTATGCATAaaaagtaagaaaaaaaaatacaaatatttataattaaattaaatgttcaATTCAATTATGTGAATATTTATCCACTATACAATGGCTTCTGTAATAATGAGTAATAGAGAGATTCAATAAGGTATCCTCCCCCAATGATACTTTTGACAGGAGGCATCACAATTATGGCACCAGCCTTTTCGAGAAAGGGCTATGGAGGTCTGAGCCAGAAGAAAAGTAAAGAGTAGAACAGACAGTCTGCCATTCTATAGTGTTTTTATTAATTGGGGCTTTTAATGGATTTCTATGTTCCACGGTTTATattgtttaattgttttttttcaattttaagACAgacttattgtttttttttcagttttaagACGGAGGTAGTCTACCTCCGGATGGAGGTAGACTCCGTTTTCCTGTTCATCTCCAGTTTTCCTGTTCATCTCCTTAGAAGATGAACAGGAAAACTGGAGCAAAgaattttttttcagttttaagACGGACAATAACTGTCTTATCACAGTGTTGTATCCCTCATATGAGTATTGAGCAAAGTACTAATCTCCCTGAGGTTATGTGCAGGGGGGACAAATCTAGATTCCCCGTTGGAGACAATTAAAGTGTTTTGAGATAGCCAATACAAAGATAATGCTGCTAATACAATGATGGAAAGATCTGTAATGCCAGATAAGCAACTTAAAACAATGCTTTTCCAAGGAAGCATGTTTCTCTATTAAAAATATGTCAATAATTCATCGTTCAACATGGGTTAGAAAGAATGACCCCCAAATAGCTGGCATCAGTCCAGGGCTTGGACGAGTAGGCCTACCCACCTCCAGGGTGTTCATGACCAGGTAGAAGATGAACAGGAAAACAGGAGCAAAGATCAGGCGGTCTAGTAGAAGACGCTTGACAATGTAGTAGGGGTCTGTGGTTGGCATCCACACCTCCATCAGCTGGTAGAAATAGTGGCTGAGTGGCCCCGTTAGAAACAACCTGGAAGCAATTGGGACATGTCTGTCCTCACTGTGATTTGTCTTTCTATTTGATTTCAGTCATGAGGTCAAAATCAATGTATTCAAGTCTGGTTCAATGTCATACATCTTAaggttaatttattttaattaaaatgcATTTTCGACAATTTACCCAAATATTGCATAGCGTGTGGCTGCTGCTCTGTTGATCTCTTTCACTGGCTTCCCATTTTTGGCGCTTTTATTAGCTTCCAGGAATTGAGATAGAAGGTTTCCTAAAGAAGAAAGTATCCCGCTGAAAATAAAGGTGCATAATTATTTTTAAAGCAAAGCATAAATACCAATA
Above is a genomic segment from Gadus morhua chromosome 6, gadMor3.0, whole genome shotgun sequence containing:
- the pxmp2 gene encoding peroxisomal membrane protein 2, whose protein sequence is MPVASVPIREARIPFRLLQQYLFLLKTYPILTKSVTSGILSSLGNLLSQFLEANKSAKNGKPVKEINRAAATRYAIFGLFLTGPLSHYFYQLMEVWMPTTDPYYIVKRLLLDRLIFAPVFLFIFYLVMNTLESKGLADLQNKLEDTYWTALKMNWRVWTPFQFININFVPVQFRVLFANGVALFWYAYLASVRK